One stretch of Rhipicephalus sanguineus isolate Rsan-2018 unplaced genomic scaffold, BIME_Rsan_1.4 Seq612, whole genome shotgun sequence DNA includes these proteins:
- the LOC119377913 gene encoding proteasome subunit alpha type-2, translating into MSSERYSFSLTTFSPSGKLVQIEYALAAVAAGAPSVGIKASNGVVLATEKKHKSILYEEHSIHKVEMITNHIGMVYSGMGPDYRLLVRRARKLAQQYELMYSEPIPTAQLVQKVAYIMQEYTQTG; encoded by the exons ATGTCGTCTGAGCGGTACAGCTTTTCTCTGACCACATTCAG CCCCTCGGGAAAGCTGGTGCAGATCGAGTACGCGCTGGCTGCTGTGGCTGCCGGTGCACCCTCGGTGGGCATCAAGGCGTCCAATGGCGTGGTGCTGGCCACGGAGAAGAAGCACAAGTCCATCCTTTACGAGGAGCACAGCATTCACAAAGTCGAGATGATCACCAACCACATCGGCATGGTCTACAGCGGCATGGGGCCCGACTACAG GTTGCTGGTGCGCCGAGCACGCAAGTTGGCCCAGCAGTATGAGCTGATGTACAGTGAGCCCATCCCAACTGCTCAACTGGTGCAGAAGGTCGCCTACATCATGCAGGAATACACACAGACAGGGTAA